A single window of Nocardia sp. NBC_01327 DNA harbors:
- a CDS encoding NADP-dependent oxidoreductase codes for MRAIRFAEFGSPDVLELIEVAEPHAGPGQVRIAVRAAGVNPHDWRVREGQFQRVHPIQLPVGVGQDAAGVVDEIGDGVTDVEVGEPVFGRGSNTYAEYAVLTSWARLPDELTFIEAAGYPSVVETALRIIRMVGVRPGQTLLVSGAAGGVGSTVLQIARDLGITVIGTAGAANQDYLRSLGAIATTYGPGWVERVREFGRIDAALDLNGTGVLRGLLDLTGDPDKVVTIADLEAPMLGIRFAGIGGSMPEALATAVDLIRRGRLRIPVDRSYPLTAAAAAHADSQSGHTRGRRVLLV; via the coding sequence ATGAGAGCGATACGCTTCGCCGAATTCGGCAGCCCGGATGTGCTGGAACTGATTGAGGTGGCCGAGCCCCATGCCGGGCCGGGCCAAGTACGCATCGCCGTGCGGGCGGCGGGGGTGAATCCGCACGATTGGCGGGTCCGCGAGGGGCAGTTCCAACGAGTCCACCCGATTCAGCTACCCGTCGGCGTCGGGCAGGATGCCGCGGGCGTTGTGGACGAAATCGGTGACGGTGTCACCGATGTGGAGGTCGGCGAGCCCGTATTCGGCCGAGGTTCGAACACGTACGCGGAGTACGCCGTGCTCACCAGCTGGGCGCGCCTGCCCGACGAGCTCACCTTCATCGAAGCCGCCGGGTACCCGTCGGTGGTCGAGACCGCGCTGCGGATCATCCGGATGGTCGGTGTCCGACCCGGGCAAACGTTGCTGGTCAGCGGCGCAGCCGGTGGGGTCGGGTCGACGGTTTTGCAGATCGCCCGCGACCTGGGAATTACGGTGATCGGCACCGCCGGGGCCGCGAACCAGGACTACCTGCGAAGCCTCGGCGCGATCGCCACCACCTACGGTCCGGGCTGGGTCGAGCGCGTACGTGAGTTCGGCCGGATCGACGCTGCGCTGGATCTCAACGGCACCGGCGTCCTGCGCGGACTCCTGGACCTGACCGGAGACCCGGACAAGGTCGTCACCATCGCCGACCTCGAGGCGCCGATGCTCGGTATCCGATTCGCCGGCATCGGCGGAAGCATGCCCGAAGCACTCGCCACTGCCGTCGACCTCATTCGACGCGGGAGGCTCCGCATCCCGGTCGACCGGTCGTACCCGCTCACCGCGGCCGCCGCAGCGCACGCGGACAGCCAATCCGGCCACACTCGCGGGCGCCGCGTCCTGCTCGTCTGA
- a CDS encoding TetR/AcrR family transcriptional regulator — translation MDVPTGRRERKKAATREKIADAARRLFLERGYDAVGIREVATEADVAVTTLFAHFPSKEALVFEHDEDFEYRLTHAVTDRAPHEPLIPALRNEIQAMVRHCAAPEAVPLWHMIDSSPALRQYDGSVRLRHAESLAAAIAADLDQPPPATACRTIARFVIDAYSLGRESPDPEATVNEIFRMIEAAWAATPVGVTERR, via the coding sequence GTGGACGTGCCGACCGGACGCCGGGAGCGAAAGAAGGCCGCGACCCGCGAGAAGATCGCCGACGCCGCCCGGCGGCTGTTCCTGGAACGCGGGTACGACGCGGTGGGAATCCGCGAGGTGGCCACCGAGGCCGACGTGGCCGTCACCACGCTCTTCGCCCACTTTCCCTCGAAAGAGGCCCTGGTTTTCGAGCATGATGAGGACTTCGAATACCGCCTCACGCACGCGGTCACCGACCGGGCACCGCACGAACCGCTGATCCCCGCACTGCGCAACGAGATCCAGGCCATGGTCCGGCACTGCGCGGCGCCGGAGGCCGTCCCGCTCTGGCACATGATCGACAGCTCACCTGCCTTGCGGCAGTACGACGGGTCGGTCCGGCTGCGGCACGCGGAGTCGCTGGCGGCGGCCATCGCCGCCGATCTCGACCAACCGCCCCCTGCGACAGCCTGCCGGACGATCGCCAGATTCGTGATCGACGCCTATTCCTTGGGTCGTGAGTCACCGGACCCGGAAGCCACGGTGAACGAGATCTTCCGGATGATCGAGGCAGCCTGGGCGGCCACTCCGGTAGGGGTGACCGAAAGACGCTGA
- a CDS encoding DUF6892 domain-containing protein, producing MTVFADFNLKLSVIDVLMYGFHPSLPPWSLTDALEAQGVTGDLWAYSIENYPDQIVPEARAYFESLELPTDLLIGIEELNFDGGCRVYFECCPHWDGESEQFDVTSLDDLDLLPNLKRVVSADWLAPHLKEVLRSRGIEMIS from the coding sequence GTGACTGTGTTCGCGGACTTCAACCTGAAACTGTCCGTCATCGACGTACTGATGTACGGATTTCATCCGAGCCTTCCGCCCTGGTCTCTGACGGATGCGCTGGAAGCACAGGGGGTTACGGGTGATCTCTGGGCGTATTCGATCGAAAACTACCCAGACCAAATCGTGCCGGAGGCTCGAGCGTACTTCGAAAGCTTGGAGCTACCCACCGACTTACTCATCGGCATCGAGGAGTTGAACTTCGACGGCGGCTGCCGCGTGTATTTCGAATGCTGTCCGCACTGGGACGGTGAGAGCGAGCAGTTCGACGTCACCAGTCTCGACGACCTCGATCTCCTCCCGAATCTGAAGCGTGTAGTAAGCGCAGATTGGCTTGCGCCTCATCTCAAGGAAGTATTGCGCTCCCGCGGCATCGAAATGATCTCCTAG
- a CDS encoding TY-Chap domain-containing protein has translation MTDWSDFADRLTQQVAVLPENAVVTIGSVGWSVPYVQAQLVRPGGSVWATFQGEPLSGALASFGTDPELMSEVGWQSPGNSDHGTCWWIELPWPVSVMIHRQLASMIVTGFRDVHRIASTSALAYSAWDLEASERNIELPLLGLPLRDLP, from the coding sequence ATGACCGACTGGAGTGACTTCGCAGACCGACTCACCCAGCAGGTGGCTGTGCTCCCGGAGAACGCGGTCGTGACGATCGGTAGCGTCGGATGGTCGGTCCCGTACGTTCAAGCACAGCTGGTACGGCCTGGCGGCAGCGTCTGGGCGACCTTTCAGGGTGAGCCGCTATCCGGTGCCTTGGCCTCTTTCGGTACCGATCCTGAGCTCATGTCAGAGGTGGGCTGGCAATCACCGGGAAATTCCGACCACGGTACTTGTTGGTGGATCGAGCTGCCTTGGCCCGTATCGGTAATGATTCACCGCCAATTGGCCAGCATGATCGTCACCGGGTTTCGCGACGTTCACCGCATCGCGAGTACCTCGGCGTTGGCCTACAGTGCCTGGGATCTCGAAGCGAGCGAACGTAATATCGAGCTGCCGCTGCTGGGCCTACCATTACGGGATCTGCCGTGA
- a CDS encoding DUF6461 domain-containing protein gives MGWKISGLVVEGALDPSRLPGYPRDTGETVGIDDVLTGAIDYAVTSSGDWALVLDRDGRASFDDEALEAFSIHGRVLAFVTHSVVTLHGFAWYVDGSLVRRVFYSEGQLADEYGVAITAEERTETPLGEEDIFEIIWELTGLAWSVADDARYQRWTCTELPD, from the coding sequence ATGGGCTGGAAGATAAGCGGATTGGTCGTGGAAGGTGCGCTGGATCCGTCCCGATTACCAGGCTACCCGAGGGACACCGGGGAGACCGTCGGCATCGACGATGTACTCACCGGGGCTATCGACTACGCGGTCACGTCGTCTGGGGATTGGGCTCTTGTTCTCGATCGCGACGGTAGGGCAAGCTTCGATGACGAAGCGCTGGAAGCATTTTCGATTCATGGTCGGGTGTTGGCATTCGTGACCCACAGCGTGGTGACGTTGCATGGATTTGCGTGGTACGTCGACGGTTCGCTGGTGCGCCGAGTCTTCTACTCGGAAGGACAGTTGGCGGATGAGTACGGGGTAGCGATCACGGCGGAGGAACGAACCGAAACCCCGCTCGGGGAAGAGGACATCTTCGAGATCATCTGGGAGCTGACCGGATTGGCTTGGAGCGTCGCGGATGACGCCCGGTACCAGCGGTGGACCTGCACAGAACTCCCTGACTGA
- a CDS encoding GNAT family N-acetyltransferase, which translates to MVAYSNFPASLSTQRLRLRRWRPSDAEQHRQLWIERDARARRRIGADGRPTLEEMREWLVANPLGADPGLGLLPIEVRDTGEFIGYCGLIVGQGSYAEPEIAYELVRRAHGHGYATEAGRAVVEAAACTGRRRLWATVREWNTASFRVLEKLGFDRSGRVDPDPERGDSIWMTLKLDPPTV; encoded by the coding sequence GTGGTGGCCTACTCGAACTTTCCGGCGAGTCTGTCGACCCAGCGACTCCGGCTGCGGCGATGGCGGCCCTCAGACGCGGAGCAACACCGGCAGTTGTGGATCGAGCGCGATGCGCGGGCCCGGCGAAGGATCGGCGCGGACGGTCGGCCGACCCTGGAGGAAATGCGTGAGTGGTTGGTGGCCAACCCTCTCGGTGCTGATCCTGGTCTCGGGTTGCTTCCCATCGAGGTTCGAGACACTGGAGAGTTCATCGGCTACTGCGGTCTGATCGTCGGCCAAGGGTCATACGCCGAACCGGAGATCGCCTACGAGCTCGTCCGGCGAGCCCACGGACACGGGTATGCGACCGAGGCTGGCCGGGCCGTTGTCGAGGCCGCGGCATGTACGGGGCGACGACGATTGTGGGCGACGGTGCGAGAGTGGAACACGGCTTCGTTCCGCGTGCTGGAGAAACTCGGCTTCGACCGCAGCGGGCGGGTCGACCCGGATCCCGAACGCGGCGACTCGATCTGGATGACACTCAAGCTCGATCCACCAACGGTGTAG
- a CDS encoding TY-Chap domain-containing protein produces the protein MSENIDLRLTIRFDGDEALARAVLAAVDAVLLHERVYYEVPTYCEAFDDGIFVVRGETDPAPMSITRWYKWGPRFEAQIEHSVAELVPDARVTIDWGLPDQDWELPDPARDLGDGRRLQPELAAPPVDWPDLADRLARVLAGMPADGYLTLRATDDRYAQIVHWPGEIYCEVASNRTLDPRHRMSEEQEALMSAHGWSEPPGNGTENWAKELHPPLTSSDYTELTEDVVWALSGALAIAAPIDLEVQAWRDGLSQAFAVDALGLNRLPRPCRSRVFADAPPRKQSKLSAIATRYLRRNSVRRK, from the coding sequence GTGTCAGAGAACATCGATCTCCGTTTGACGATCAGGTTCGACGGCGATGAGGCACTCGCCCGGGCTGTGCTCGCCGCGGTAGATGCCGTATTGCTGCATGAGCGCGTCTACTACGAGGTGCCTACGTACTGCGAAGCGTTCGACGACGGAATATTCGTGGTCCGCGGGGAAACCGATCCTGCACCCATGAGTATCACCCGCTGGTACAAGTGGGGGCCTCGTTTCGAGGCGCAGATCGAACACTCAGTCGCCGAGCTGGTACCCGACGCGCGAGTCACGATCGACTGGGGATTACCCGACCAGGACTGGGAACTACCTGATCCTGCCAGAGATCTCGGGGATGGCCGAAGGCTCCAGCCTGAGCTCGCCGCCCCGCCGGTCGATTGGCCAGATCTCGCTGACCGTTTGGCGCGGGTGCTGGCCGGCATGCCTGCCGATGGTTACCTGACCCTGCGCGCGACCGACGATAGATACGCCCAGATCGTGCACTGGCCCGGAGAGATCTATTGCGAGGTGGCGTCGAACCGCACCCTGGACCCGCGACATCGAATGTCCGAAGAGCAGGAAGCTCTTATGTCCGCGCACGGCTGGTCCGAGCCCCCGGGCAACGGGACAGAAAACTGGGCGAAGGAACTGCACCCACCCCTAACCTCGAGTGACTACACCGAGCTCACCGAGGACGTCGTATGGGCGCTGTCGGGTGCGCTGGCGATAGCCGCTCCCATCGACCTGGAGGTTCAGGCATGGAGAGACGGACTCTCCCAAGCCTTCGCAGTCGATGCCCTCGGATTGAACCGCCTCCCACGCCCCTGTCGATCGCGCGTCTTCGCTGACGCACCACCACGGAAGCAGTCCAAGCTATCCGCTATTGCGACGAGGTACTTGCGTCGGAATAGCGTTCGGCGGAAGTAG
- a CDS encoding TY-Chap domain-containing protein has protein sequence MSTPIDVCFTVYGLVPQDAERVFRVFEDVVRGLGIEHDVAVVRRTSDDGVVDVRVISPRPLGFSRFFTWVPEFEEQVQRQVSAVAPTAVVRFEWDYPDGYSDRRSRAAEPAAPPVSWEHFTGRLATVLEEIPYCGVVQLNMPNGQCIQFLAEWICSIGGNMTDVEGEWLRAAGWTAPDDKGMPTWQIELAFDTWSCERVAAQAVDAMVRLFRLAAPTDLTVTVWCDALDTPDPDVAILGLREA, from the coding sequence GTGTCAACCCCCATCGATGTTTGTTTCACTGTCTACGGCCTCGTCCCGCAGGACGCGGAACGTGTGTTCAGAGTGTTCGAAGATGTCGTCCGAGGCTTGGGCATCGAGCACGATGTCGCGGTCGTCCGGCGTACGAGCGACGACGGAGTAGTCGATGTGCGGGTCATTTCGCCGCGGCCGCTGGGGTTCAGTCGGTTTTTTACTTGGGTGCCCGAATTCGAGGAGCAAGTGCAACGGCAGGTGTCTGCAGTAGCACCGACGGCGGTGGTGAGGTTTGAATGGGACTATCCCGATGGCTACTCAGACAGGCGGTCGCGCGCGGCAGAGCCCGCCGCGCCGCCCGTGAGCTGGGAGCACTTCACGGGTCGTCTGGCTACCGTTTTGGAGGAGATACCGTACTGCGGAGTCGTCCAGTTGAACATGCCGAATGGCCAGTGCATCCAGTTCCTGGCCGAGTGGATCTGCTCGATCGGCGGCAATATGACTGATGTCGAGGGCGAGTGGCTTCGTGCGGCAGGGTGGACCGCACCTGATGACAAGGGCATGCCCACCTGGCAGATCGAGCTCGCTTTCGATACCTGGTCCTGCGAGCGTGTTGCAGCGCAAGCGGTCGATGCGATGGTGCGTTTGTTCCGGTTAGCTGCGCCGACAGATCTGACGGTGACGGTCTGGTGCGACGCGCTGGACACTCCTGATCCCGACGTTGCGATCCTCGGGTTGAGGGAAGCCTGA
- a CDS encoding tyrosine-type recombinase/integrase, producing MLQHTFVTTMLDAGVDLRDVQIAARHADPRTTMRYDRARTNLDRHPNYILAAYMASAT from the coding sequence ATGTTGCAGCACACCTTCGTCACCACCATGCTCGACGCTGGCGTCGATCTGCGTGATGTGCAGATCGCCGCCCGGCACGCCGATCCACGCACCACGATGCGCTACGACCGCGCTCGCACCAACCTCGACCGGCACCCGAATTACATCCTCGCGGCCTACATGGCCTCCGCCACATGA
- a CDS encoding DUF6301 family protein: MAAHGVLVTDSIYLSVQRANVATVMRIPVRVDVMGAVEIARAAESFDWEWSLTDRERFAGSVGWSELATIEGADKQASFVRTALTVWGGSAVFWHSDAELRQVHVIVSDCPNSFEHETPELLAAAAEKVTAALAQVFGEPTVGAIGTDHGSVWELEGVAIGIVTSRHSVELMLVNPVWQRFWDGCQQERVTRRSGLTDWDRFAETLAQYLEDIPSDTNLIISASGNRYAQFAKTSGTLYAQLSHSCFVGPEWEYGEDVDRVLIAAGWIPPDGEDNWSRDCTEPIRTPDYSHLASRVVAGLQAIGVGSPNELQSEGWRRGGGALDTTALRPADDRPRAVYASNDHELPRNPSRSYQDDDVELDVPGGLDVIRAASNFDWTWTRTDVERFAAHAGWRDVSDLKLDRMIYATTGLKLEGSPQAIFWLAGDTLESVEVTISSDLCDYDLHSDSYSHLNGELDRALQTALGGFRDTLGESVHGTLRHSKSLCWEFPVAVVGAIRDHNRIVVELVSPAQRERSRTIALRLAADDIARASWNQLIEDLAAMLATGIPTKSSLVLGGEDNWFARFTSQPGALDVELGSPDFADPEWRMGDGTERHMIEYQGWTPPNDTRLNWHQQLSSPVMFRDYQHLAHCAVWALRARTTSSLSELKLRVQGSDTIDTAVWTWS, translated from the coding sequence GTGGCGGCGCACGGCGTCCTCGTTACAGACAGCATCTACCTGTCGGTGCAGCGCGCTAACGTCGCGACCGTGATGAGGATTCCGGTGCGAGTGGATGTGATGGGTGCGGTCGAGATCGCCAGGGCAGCTGAGTCTTTCGATTGGGAATGGTCACTCACCGATAGGGAGCGGTTCGCCGGATCCGTGGGGTGGAGTGAGCTGGCCACGATTGAAGGTGCGGACAAACAAGCCTCGTTCGTGCGGACGGCACTGACGGTGTGGGGTGGCTCGGCGGTTTTCTGGCACAGTGACGCCGAGTTACGCCAGGTGCATGTCATCGTTTCCGATTGCCCGAACAGCTTCGAACACGAGACACCGGAATTGCTGGCCGCGGCGGCCGAAAAGGTCACCGCCGCTCTCGCACAGGTGTTCGGCGAGCCCACGGTCGGGGCGATCGGCACCGACCACGGGTCGGTGTGGGAGTTGGAGGGTGTGGCGATCGGCATCGTCACGTCGCGGCACAGCGTCGAACTGATGCTGGTAAACCCTGTGTGGCAACGGTTTTGGGATGGGTGTCAGCAAGAGCGGGTCACGCGGCGTTCCGGGTTGACCGACTGGGACCGGTTCGCCGAAACCCTCGCCCAGTATCTCGAAGACATCCCCAGCGACACCAATTTGATCATCAGCGCGTCCGGCAACCGGTATGCCCAATTCGCCAAGACTTCCGGCACGTTGTATGCCCAGCTGAGCCACTCCTGCTTTGTCGGTCCGGAATGGGAATACGGCGAGGACGTCGATCGGGTACTCATCGCCGCCGGGTGGATACCGCCGGACGGCGAAGACAACTGGAGTCGCGATTGCACCGAGCCGATACGGACGCCGGACTACAGCCACCTCGCGTCGCGGGTCGTTGCCGGATTACAGGCAATCGGTGTGGGATCGCCGAACGAGTTGCAGTCAGAGGGTTGGCGTCGCGGCGGCGGCGCCTTGGACACCACCGCACTCCGACCGGCGGACGACAGGCCACGAGCAGTCTATGCCTCCAATGACCATGAGCTTCCCAGGAATCCGTCGCGGTCGTATCAGGACGACGACGTCGAGCTCGACGTGCCCGGGGGCTTGGATGTGATCCGCGCCGCGTCGAACTTCGACTGGACCTGGACCCGCACCGATGTGGAACGATTCGCTGCACACGCCGGGTGGCGCGACGTCTCGGACCTCAAACTCGACCGCATGATCTACGCCACGACCGGCCTAAAATTGGAAGGCTCCCCGCAGGCCATTTTCTGGCTCGCCGGCGACACGCTCGAGAGTGTCGAGGTCACTATCAGCAGCGACCTGTGCGACTACGACCTTCACAGTGACAGCTATTCCCATCTCAACGGCGAACTGGACCGCGCACTGCAGACCGCTCTCGGCGGATTCCGAGACACGCTGGGAGAATCCGTCCACGGCACTCTGCGACACAGCAAAAGCTTGTGCTGGGAGTTTCCCGTAGCGGTCGTCGGGGCAATCCGCGATCACAACAGAATCGTTGTGGAGCTGGTGAGCCCAGCTCAACGTGAGAGAAGCCGCACCATCGCGCTGCGGCTGGCGGCGGACGACATCGCCCGTGCTTCATGGAACCAGCTGATCGAGGACCTGGCCGCGATGCTGGCCACCGGCATCCCCACCAAATCGAGTCTCGTCCTTGGCGGAGAAGACAACTGGTTCGCTCGCTTCACCTCCCAGCCCGGAGCGCTGGATGTCGAGCTCGGCAGCCCCGACTTCGCCGACCCAGAATGGCGGATGGGCGACGGCACGGAAAGGCACATGATCGAGTACCAAGGCTGGACACCTCCGAACGACACCCGCCTCAACTGGCATCAGCAGCTCTCGTCGCCGGTGATGTTCCGCGACTACCAGCATCTCGCGCACTGTGCGGTATGGGCACTGCGTGCGCGAACGACCAGTTCATTATCGGAGTTGAAGCTCCGCGTGCAGGGTTCGGACACCATCGACACGGCAGTGTGGACATGGAGTTGA
- a CDS encoding TY-Chap domain-containing protein: MSFDIDRSAAERAVIQLLAPDVELPNDTDSLTDLLWVKDIVTYVLLDDCHGAILDHIRALPSYPSDMDWSWYRDYISELPFLDHGEGIDRLLELIAEHCRQLGVLMVSLDTRADNHAVGFVEAKHWQRNADVVTQAHPLLSIIREGSLSRLGGDTQHGPHQLAELRRQAEQRRQDMTEWERFAENIVALLDGGPVGTMAVLDCSRGGVQFSDEPDALSVESLRDDATRDDTEINQVLAEQGWAPFEESWGPVWEYRMPARYPRYIGTYRQFADQVVIGLRASKINSPTELTVYGYNIVSQADEPDLSVLGIPVTDG; the protein is encoded by the coding sequence ATGTCGTTCGATATCGATCGGAGCGCCGCCGAGCGTGCGGTTATCCAACTACTCGCCCCGGACGTCGAATTGCCCAACGACACCGACAGTTTGACGGATCTGCTGTGGGTCAAAGACATCGTGACCTATGTGCTCCTGGACGACTGCCATGGCGCGATCCTCGACCATATCCGTGCACTGCCCAGTTATCCGAGCGATATGGACTGGAGTTGGTACCGCGACTACATCAGCGAACTTCCGTTCCTGGACCACGGAGAGGGGATCGATCGGCTCCTCGAGCTCATCGCCGAACACTGCAGACAACTCGGCGTGCTTATGGTGAGCCTCGATACCCGCGCCGACAACCATGCGGTCGGGTTCGTCGAGGCCAAGCACTGGCAGCGCAACGCCGACGTGGTCACTCAAGCCCACCCGCTCCTGTCGATCATTCGTGAAGGCTCACTGAGCAGGCTGGGCGGTGACACCCAGCACGGCCCGCACCAACTGGCCGAATTGCGGCGCCAAGCCGAGCAGCGGCGTCAAGACATGACCGAATGGGAACGGTTCGCCGAAAACATCGTTGCGCTGCTGGACGGCGGTCCTGTCGGCACGATGGCAGTGCTGGATTGCAGTCGAGGCGGTGTCCAGTTCTCCGACGAACCAGACGCGTTGTCCGTGGAATCCCTCCGAGATGACGCAACGCGCGATGACACCGAGATCAACCAAGTGCTGGCCGAGCAAGGATGGGCTCCCTTCGAGGAATCCTGGGGCCCAGTATGGGAATACCGCATGCCCGCGCGCTATCCCAGATACATCGGCACATATCGGCAGTTCGCTGACCAGGTTGTCATCGGGCTACGAGCATCGAAGATCAACTCACCCACCGAACTGACGGTCTACGGCTACAACATCGTCTCCCAAGCCGACGAACCAGACCTGTCAGTTCTAGGCATCCCAGTCACGGACGGTTGA
- a CDS encoding TY-Chap domain-containing protein — protein MANAYYLMELSATLDAGVSENEIAELQWHLGLQPSPAPPLQLADAVNVFQRGPAYRRGTDPDLFADLVQNPGAGNWVLTAWQEPDPDELESLELLFLWLAARTDTATRNIDGSVCLGRMRFCDEMKWTNTIMVFSDQWVAYPRIPGPLASELLPAGSSAAATWEDFAVRLAVTLSRLREDECVSLENEQVLVQFLDFSSEEIVGHIGFDDASAQSGDSGTDMRQRGWREPEGLHNWHRRLPRPISAAQLQGVAEATVSALRDVVGVRSPQDLSLSAFGNYLGEKPDVSAMGLTLSS, from the coding sequence ATGGCGAACGCGTACTACCTGATGGAGCTTTCGGCCACTCTCGATGCGGGAGTATCCGAGAACGAGATCGCCGAGTTGCAGTGGCATCTGGGACTGCAGCCCAGTCCTGCGCCACCACTCCAACTGGCTGATGCTGTGAACGTTTTCCAGCGAGGGCCGGCGTACCGCCGCGGCACTGATCCCGATCTGTTCGCTGACCTCGTCCAAAACCCGGGGGCGGGCAACTGGGTACTGACGGCCTGGCAGGAGCCCGATCCGGACGAGCTCGAATCCCTCGAGCTGCTGTTCCTGTGGCTGGCCGCCCGAACCGATACCGCCACAAGGAATATCGACGGATCGGTGTGCCTCGGGCGCATGCGGTTCTGCGATGAAATGAAATGGACGAACACGATCATGGTTTTCAGTGATCAGTGGGTGGCGTATCCGCGCATTCCCGGGCCGCTCGCATCAGAGCTACTGCCCGCAGGTAGTAGCGCAGCGGCAACCTGGGAGGATTTCGCGGTCCGGCTGGCGGTGACATTGTCACGGCTACGCGAGGACGAATGCGTCTCCCTGGAAAACGAGCAGGTTCTCGTTCAGTTCCTCGACTTCTCCAGCGAAGAGATCGTCGGTCATATCGGCTTCGACGACGCCTCAGCGCAGTCGGGTGATTCGGGAACGGACATGCGGCAACGGGGTTGGCGCGAACCAGAGGGCCTGCACAACTGGCATCGTCGTCTGCCCCGTCCGATCAGCGCCGCACAGTTACAAGGTGTGGCCGAGGCGACCGTGTCGGCCCTGCGGGATGTCGTCGGTGTTCGATCGCCACAGGACCTTTCACTTTCCGCGTTCGGCAACTACCTCGGCGAGAAGCCCGATGTATCGGCCATGGGGTTGACGTTGTCTTCGTAG
- a CDS encoding SDR family NAD(P)-dependent oxidoreductase, translating to MTVDRIALVTGANRGLGRSTALALATRGVRVVVTHRGDAAGAEETAQQVHAAGGTAAVVRLDLSDVSSFGAFTSELSGLLERWGASRLDIVVNNAGVGVFGPLEAVTADDFDTVFGTNVRGTFFLIQSLVPLLAQGARVINVSSSLTRHTSLATSVYSASKAAVEALSRTLAAELGPRGIRVNSIAPGPTATDFNGGAMRDDAQMRQGLAGQTALGRVGEPEEIGDAIATLASEGLRWMTAQRIEVSGGALL from the coding sequence ATGACAGTCGACAGGATCGCTTTGGTGACCGGTGCAAACCGTGGCCTGGGTCGGAGCACGGCTCTTGCCCTGGCGACGCGCGGAGTGCGGGTCGTGGTCACCCATCGCGGTGATGCGGCCGGGGCCGAGGAGACGGCGCAGCAAGTGCACGCTGCGGGCGGGACTGCCGCTGTCGTGCGTCTCGACCTCAGCGACGTCTCCTCTTTCGGAGCCTTCACTTCCGAGCTCAGCGGACTGCTCGAGCGCTGGGGGGCTTCACGGCTCGACATCGTGGTCAACAACGCGGGGGTCGGCGTCTTCGGCCCGCTGGAAGCTGTCACGGCCGACGACTTCGACACGGTGTTCGGCACGAACGTGCGAGGCACGTTCTTCCTCATCCAGTCGCTTGTGCCGCTGCTGGCGCAGGGCGCCCGCGTCATCAACGTCTCGTCGTCGTTGACCCGCCACACCAGTCTCGCGACCTCGGTCTACTCCGCCTCGAAAGCCGCCGTCGAGGCCCTGAGCCGCACTCTGGCCGCAGAACTCGGCCCCCGCGGCATCCGAGTCAACTCCATTGCCCCCGGGCCGACCGCCACCGACTTCAACGGCGGTGCCATGCGCGATGACGCCCAGATGCGCCAGGGTCTCGCCGGGCAGACCGCGCTCGGCCGCGTCGGCGAACCCGAAGAGATCGGCGACGCCATCGCCACACTGGCATCGGAGGGCCTGCGCTGGATGACCGCCCAGCGCATCGAGGTCTCCGGCGGCGCCCTCCTCTGA
- a CDS encoding TetR/AcrR family transcriptional regulator has product MAAELSTHHRRLAQQKREAIISAATDLFLNRGYDGTSLARIAEGAAVSKSTLFKQFPTKAALFEAIVTESWQRDAGGTVARPEVGDLRSGLTSIGHRYADLIGRPGMTALFRIVIAELPRFPELGRMQFQLGKLPYFTSVQHYLESEHEAGNADVPDAESAANQFLGMIANYVLWPRMLLTDWNPAASDIRYAVEQAVETMLARYTTDRPA; this is encoded by the coding sequence ATGGCAGCAGAGCTCTCCACACATCACCGCCGCCTCGCCCAGCAAAAGCGTGAGGCGATCATCTCCGCAGCCACGGACCTCTTCCTGAACCGCGGTTACGACGGCACTTCCCTCGCCCGCATTGCCGAAGGGGCGGCAGTCTCGAAGTCCACGCTGTTCAAGCAGTTCCCCACCAAGGCAGCCCTTTTCGAGGCCATCGTCACCGAGTCCTGGCAGCGCGATGCCGGCGGCACTGTCGCACGGCCTGAGGTCGGAGACCTGCGTTCCGGCCTGACTTCCATCGGCCACCGCTACGCCGACCTGATCGGCCGGCCCGGCATGACAGCCCTGTTCCGCATCGTCATCGCCGAGCTGCCCCGCTTCCCCGAACTGGGGCGGATGCAGTTTCAGCTCGGCAAGCTGCCCTACTTCACCTCGGTCCAGCACTACCTCGAGTCAGAGCACGAGGCCGGTAATGCCGACGTCCCGGACGCCGAGAGCGCCGCCAACCAGTTCCTCGGGATGATCGCCAACTACGTTCTGTGGCCCCGCATGCTGCTGACCGACTGGAACCCCGCAGCCTCTGACATCCGCTACGCCGTCGAGCAGGCCGTCGAAACCATGCTCGCCCGGTACACCACCGATCGACCAGCCTGA